The following are encoded in a window of Pseudomonas sp. JQ170C genomic DNA:
- a CDS encoding DUF2802 domain-containing protein, with protein MIFEAAVIFLALLWAVSLWLFLSYSKRQRELAAQQAQGDALRDQRIKDLAKRLDDYQNGSVRMGETLHELCTVVAPLPDKLLQLEQRDPNSLSFAQAARLVSMGASVDELTQTCGLTQAEAELMSKVHRN; from the coding sequence TTGATCTTTGAGGCTGCAGTCATATTTCTGGCGCTGCTGTGGGCAGTGAGCCTGTGGCTCTTCTTGAGCTACAGCAAGCGCCAGCGTGAACTGGCCGCTCAGCAGGCCCAGGGTGATGCGTTGCGCGACCAGCGCATCAAGGACCTGGCCAAGCGCCTGGACGACTACCAGAACGGCAGCGTGCGTATGGGCGAGACCCTGCACGAGCTGTGCACCGTGGTAGCGCCGCTGCCCGACAAGCTGTTGCAACTGGAGCAGCGCGACCCCAACAGCCTGTCGTTCGCGCAAGCGGCGCGGCTGGTGAGCATGGGGGCGAGTGTCGACGAACTGACCCAGACCTGCGGCCTGACCCAGGCTGAGGCCGAGTTGATGAGCAAAGTGCACCGCAACTGA
- a CDS encoding EscU/YscU/HrcU family type III secretion system export apparatus switch protein: MTDKTAIALTYDGQQAPTLSAKGDDALAEAILAIAREHEVPIYENAELVRLLARMELGDQIPEALYLTLAEIIAFAWQLKGKVPVGFVDQGPQERDITPP; encoded by the coding sequence ATGACTGATAAGACGGCCATTGCCCTGACCTATGACGGCCAGCAGGCGCCGACCCTGAGCGCCAAGGGCGACGACGCATTGGCCGAGGCGATCCTGGCCATTGCCCGCGAGCACGAAGTGCCAATCTATGAAAACGCCGAACTGGTGCGGCTGCTGGCGCGCATGGAGCTGGGGGATCAGATACCCGAGGCGCTGTATCTGACCCTTGCCGAAATCATCGCCTTTGCCTGGCAACTCAAGGGCAAGGTGCCGGTGGGGTTTGTCGACCAGGGGCCGCAGGAGCGGGATATCACCCCGCCCTGA